The following is a genomic window from Streptomyces sp. NBC_01381.
GAGAACAGGAGATCGCAGATGCGGAGCGGCTGTATCGCGCTCCCGGCGAAGCCGGGCAACGTTCTCCGCACTATCCGAGGGGACCGGGATGAGGTGGGGAACGCGTGTTCCCTGTTCCGGCGTGTGTGCTCTGATCGTACGATCAGCGGCATGCAGCTCCGGTACGCCTTCAGGTTGTACCCGGAGCCTGGCCAGGCCCGTGCGCTGGCGCGGGCGTTCGGGTGCGCCCGCGTCGTCTACAACGATGCGGTGCGCGCCCGCCGTGACGCCCACGCCGAGCATCGCCCCTACCCTTCGCTCGGTCTGTTGTCCCGCGCTTTGATCACCGGGGCGAAGAAGCGCCCGGAACGCGCCTGGCTCGCGGAGGTGTCTGCGGTGGTCCTCCAGCAGTCCCTGCGTGATGTGGAGGCCGCCTACCGCAACTTCTTCGCCTCGCTGCAGGGGGAGCGCAAGGGGGTGAGGGTCGCCGAGCCGCGGATGAAGTCTCGTAAGGACAGTCGGCAGTCGATCCGGTTCACGGTGAACGCCCGCTGGTCGATCACGCCTGGTGGCCGGTTGAGCCTGCCGAAGATCGGGGCGGTGAAGGTCGCCTGGTCCCGCGCGCTACCGACCGTGCCGTCCAGTGTCACGGTGATCCAGGACAGTGCCGGCCGGTTCTTCGCGTCCTTTGTCATCGACACCGACCCCGCCGCCGACACGGCCCGGATGCCCGCCACCGGGCAGACGGTCGGCATCGACCTCGGCCTGACACACTTCGCAGTCCTCTCCGACGGTACGAAGATCGACTCGCCGCGGTTCCTGCGTCGGGCGGAGAAGAAGCTCAAGAAGGCCCAGCAAGACCTGTCCCGCAAGCAGAAGGGATCCAAGAACCGAGCCAAGGCCCGTGTGAAAGTCGCCCGCGCCCATGCCCAGGTGGCCGATGCCCGCCGTGAGTTCCACCATCAGCTCTCCACCCGCCTGATCGTCGAGAACCAAGCGATCGCGGTGGAGGACCTGGCGGTGAGCGGACTCGCGCGCACGAAGCTGGCGAAGTCGGTGCACGACGCGGGCTGGGGCTCCTTCCTGGCGATGCTCGACTACAAAGCCCACCGGTACGGGCGCACCCTGACCACCATCGGCCGGTTCGAGCCGACCAGCCAGGTCTGCTCCGCCTGCGGGCACCGCGATGGGTCCAAGCCCCTCGATGTGCGGGAGTGGACCTGCCCGGCCTGCGGCACTGTCCATGACCGGGACGTGAATGCCGCTCGCAACGTTAAATCGGCCGCCGGACTGGCGGTATCAGCCTGCGGAGCGCCGGTAAGACCAGAACCCGTTCTGGCGCAGCGCGAAGAAGCAGGAAGCCACGGAATCCCTACCGCTGGCCGTGCCACGCAGCGGCACGGCATCGGGTAGGGACGGCCAGAATCCCCACCCTTCAGGATGGGGAGCAAGCCAATGGACCGACATGATCAATCGCAGCTGGTCCTCGCCGCAGAGTGCGATGGTCGAGTCCAAGTGCCGAACCCTTACTGGCCGGAGAAGACCGCCATGGTTCACGACCTGTCCGCGATGGCCGGGCAGAGGTACGCCGTACCCGCGCTCAAGGGCCACGGCGGCGTCGCCGTCCTGCCTCTCGGCCCGACACCTGGAACTGGTCGAGCTTCGACGAGGTCTTCACCGTGTTGCCTTTCCGG
Proteins encoded in this region:
- a CDS encoding RNA-guided endonuclease TnpB family protein, encoding MQLRYAFRLYPEPGQARALARAFGCARVVYNDAVRARRDAHAEHRPYPSLGLLSRALITGAKKRPERAWLAEVSAVVLQQSLRDVEAAYRNFFASLQGERKGVRVAEPRMKSRKDSRQSIRFTVNARWSITPGGRLSLPKIGAVKVAWSRALPTVPSSVTVIQDSAGRFFASFVIDTDPAADTARMPATGQTVGIDLGLTHFAVLSDGTKIDSPRFLRRAEKKLKKAQQDLSRKQKGSKNRAKARVKVARAHAQVADARREFHHQLSTRLIVENQAIAVEDLAVSGLARTKLAKSVHDAGWGSFLAMLDYKAHRYGRTLTTIGRFEPTSQVCSACGHRDGSKPLDVREWTCPACGTVHDRDVNAARNVKSAAGLAVSACGAPVRPEPVLAQREEAGSHGIPTAGRATQRHGIG